The Brevinematia bacterium nucleotide sequence AGTAGACTTTCATGCAGAAGCTACCGCAGAAAAAATGCTTATGGGATGGTTCTTAGATGGAAAGGTTTCTCTACTGTTCGGCACACACACCCATGTTCAAACTTCAGACGAAAGAATACTACCAGGTGGCACAGGATATATAACAGACATAGGAATGTGTGGTTTTTCAAAATCCGTGATCGGTAGCAAAGTTGAAGAGTCTATGAAAAGACTAGTGATAGGAATACCTGAGAGACTAAACCCATCCACCGAAGGAAACTTTGAAATAAATGGTATAATCGCAGATATTGACACCACTACAGGGAAAACAATAAACATTGAGAGAATTAACCTCAAGATATCTCATGACATGAACTTGTAGGAGAAATTATGACAGACATAAACTATTATGACTTTGATCTTCCAGAAGAACTGATAGCACATACACCACTTCCAGAAAGAGATAGGTGTAGATTACTAGTCGTAGACAGACTCTCACATTCCTTTTACGAGAAAACATTTAGAGACATAGTTGATTACTTAGAACGAGGCGATGTGTTAGTTCTGAATAATTCAAAAGTAGTAAAATCCAGAATATATGCAAAATGTGAAAGAACACAGAAGGAACATGAGATGTTAATCACCAACTTTCTAAAAACTAAAGAATTCCTAGCACTCGTTAGAAAAATAAAAAGGCTTAGAGTAGGAGACATCCTAACTATCAGAAATTTTAAATTCACTTTCAAAGGTGTAGAGAACGGGTTAGGTTTATTTGAATCCGACAAGCCTTTCTCAGTAAACGATCTTGAGGAGATTGGTGAGATCCCACTACCACCATATATAGAGAAAAAAAGAGAAAAACTCAACCTACCCAGAGTTACAGAGGCTGATAATGTCTTCTATCAGACAGTATACTCCTCCGTTGCAGGTTCCATTGCCTCACCTACCGCAGGATTGCACTTTACAGAAGAACTGCTAAAAGAGATTGAAAGAAAGGGAGTTCTTATAAGATATGTCACACTCCACATAGGGCTAGGAACATTTGAACCTATCAGAACCAAGAACATTGAGGAATTTAGATTGAAGGGAGAGTATATGGAAATTGAAAAAGAAGTCATAGATGATATTATTGAATGCAAGAAACGAGGAAATAAGATTGTTGCGGTTGGAACAACAGTAGTAAGAGCCTTGGAGACAACTTTCCTAGATATCTCAAAAAATAGAAATGGTTTCAAAGGAATAACAGAGCTTTTCATCTATCCAGGGTTTAAGTTTAACGTTGTGGATAACTTGATAACCAACTTCCATCTTCCGAAATCTTCCCTAATCCTTCTAGTCTCTGCCTTTGCTGGAAAAGATCTGATAATGAAAGCTTACAGTTATGCAATAGAGAAGAAATTCAGATTTTACAGTTATGGTGACGCTATGCTAATTGTTTAGAGTTTCTTATATACTCCTTGATCTTTTCAGAAACTTCCATAACCTGTTCAACAGACCTCCCGATAAAATCCCTAAAGGAATCTATCTTCTCAACACTCTCCCTCAGAACCTGAGGCACATCTTTCTCAAGAAGCTCATCAAGTAAGCTTATATTTTCTCCTTCTCTACCTTTCTCCACAACCTTCATAGCCTTGTCTCTTATCACCTTGTGCAAGATCTGTCTATCTCCTCCCTTTTTGACAGCCCTCATAAGTATGTTTTCAACCGCATAGAACGGCAGTTTTTCCTTCATTCTTTGAGTTATCACTGTCTCATTAACCTTCATCCCCTCAACTATCTTCTTATAGAGTATCAGAATCGCATCTACGCATAAAAAAGCCTCTGGAATAATTATTCTCCTATTCGCTGAGTCATCAAGAGTCCTTTCAAGAAACTGAGTAGCATGGTTTTGCAAAGCTACCAATGGTAATGTTGTGAGGTATCTTGCAATAGAATTTATTCTCTCACTCAGGATAGGATTTCTTTTATACGGCATCGCAGAAGATCCTACCTGCTTTTCACCAAACGGCTCTTCAATCTCTCCTATGCTTTGCAGATACCTTACATCATTAGCAAACTTTGAGGCTGACGCAGATATCATTGCTAGTTTAGACAGTACTATAAAGTCATATTTCCTTGGATAAGTCTGTCCTGTTATCCAGAAACTCTCCTTAAAGCCGAGTTTAGACGATACAATCTCGTCAAGCTTTTTTACTTTCTCGTGATTCCCCTCAAAAAGTTCAACGTAGCTAGCCTGTGTTCCCGTAGTTCCCTTAACTCCCCTAGCCTTCATAGTTGGCAAGAATCTGTCAATCTCTTCAAGATCAAGAAACAAGTCATAAGCCCATAGTATAATTCTTCTTCCTACTGTTGTAGGTTGCGCTGGCTGTAGGTGCGTATAGGAGAGGCAAGGTAGATCCTTGTATTTCTCCCCTACGTCAATAAGTCTCTCAATGACATCAACCAATCTTCTTCTCGTCAAGCTTAATGCCTTTAGGATTATATACGCCTCGGAGTTATCGGTAACTTCAGAACTCGTTGCACCCAAGTGGATTATTCCCCTAGCCTTTTTAGCTTGTAACCCAAAAGCTTCAATATGAGCCATTACATCGTGGTTAAGTTCCTTCTCAATATCTCTTGCTACATCAATATTGAGATCACTCTCATACCTCTTCATCTCCTCTATCTGTTCATCTGTTATCGGTAGCCCAAGCTCCTTCTGAGCCTCCGCAAGTGCTATCCAAAACTTTCTCCAAACACTGTATTTGAACTCTTCAGAGAAAATTTCTAACATCTCCTTGGAAGCATACCTTTCAGCAAGAGGATGGACAAAAGTCATAGTAGAAGTTTAACTAACACTCTTTGCTTGATTCAAGTCAAGCATTCCACTATGAATTGCTACTTGGAGTTCTCTCTTAAAAATTCTTCTAGCTCTTTTAGCTTTCTCGCTCCCTCTACAAAATCCCCCTTCCCAGTAAGTTTCTTATACTCCTCAATATATTGCAACGCTCTTAAGATCACAGTTTTTGAGACTCCAGACTTCTCAGACCCCCTTAAGATCACCTTTTCTATCTCAGATACATCAATCCTGGAAGCTAGGAAAAGCTTTGATATAGCTTTAGAAACTGTCTCATCCCATACTATTTTCTCACCATCCGACACCGCAATTCTTCTAAACTCCGGTATCTTCGCCTCCTCCGCCTGAAGATATATCGGCTCATAATAGAAAAGAGAGCTCTCAATAGGTAAAACCATTAGATTACCCCTGAGAACTTGAGAACCTTGTTGGTTCCATAAAGTTATTTGAGCGGAAATTTCGGGATCTTGACTTATCCTAGCCTCTATCTGCAGAGGACCAAACACAAGCCTGTCTTTAGGCATTCTGAAAACAACTATTTTCCCATACTCCTCAAAGTCACACTCAACAGACATCCAAGCTACAAGATTATCCTTATCCTTAGGCGTAAACGGAGTAACAAGTATGAACTTAAGGTTCTTACTCCCAGGAAGTTTAGTAACAATGTAGTAGGGCTCCACATCAATAGTTTCACCAAATTTTATCTCCTTTGCTACATTCCAAACATCCTCCTGGTTGAAAAAAACTTCAGGATCGCGCATATGATAAACCCTGTATATGTTTCTCTGGATCCTCAAGAGTCTTTCAGGATACCTTATATGCTTCCTTAGACTTTCATCCATCTCACCCAGTTCCCTAAACTTTATCTTAAACATATTCTTGAAAACTCTTATCACTGGCTCATTGGTATCTACCACATAAAACTCCACATTCCCGTTGTAAGCATCAACTACAACCTTAACCGAGTTTCTTATGTAGTTTACATCTTCAAAATATCTTGAGTATGGAAATTTATCAGATACTGTGTAACCATCTATAACCCAGTATAGCTTTCCTTTTGAAATGACGATATAGGGGTCACTTTCATAGTATATAAAGGGCATTATCTTCTCAACCCTACCAAGTATATTCCTGTTTATCAAAACTCTTGTTTCCGGGGTTATATACTCCGAAAAGAGAATTTTTATATCCTCACCAAGATACAAAGCAATCAGAAGTTTTTTCCAAAAAGTGTCAATTTTTATTCCTGCACTACCCTTATACCTAGTGTATACATTTTCCTCTCCACCTTCAAGCGATGAAGGATAATCAAATTCGTCTATTCCAGCATTAACAAACACATAGTGATCCGTAAGCTCTCCAAAGTAAATTCTTGGTTCTTCAACCGAAAGTTCGGGATACAGTGCTACGGGTGGTATATCCTTCACAAAAAGCTTGGGCATGCCATTCGGTAATATTTCGTTCACAGGAGTTGCCACCACCCCTATCCCATGCGTATACCTAAAGTGAATATTTATCCAGCTCTTTGAATTCTCAGGCAAGGATTCTATATCCAGCTCTCTAGGCGAAATCATTATCTGCCTCAAAGTTCCCCCTAGAGAATATCTATCTATGTCTATGTCATTAAACTTGTAGTAAAACCTTATTGTTTGTATCTGCCTATACGCATCTCTTAAAGGTTTCCAGTCCCAGAGTCTCAGGTTCTGTATCACCTCTCCGTTTCTGAAAATCGTCTCAGAAGTCAGAGGTTTAGCATCAAAAAATACCTCGTTCACATTGTTAAGACCGTAGGCTACGAGAGTAGCCTCTATGTTGTGCTTTATGAATTCCCTCTGTTTATCAAGTTCTGACGGCTTGACTACAAATATCTCCACGATAGACGGATAAACCACAAAGATTGACAGCGATACACCAACAACAACCCCAGAAAGGATAACTATTCTCCTCATCTGATTCCTAAACAATAAGAATACAGAAACTATTGAAAGCAGTATGACTAAAACTCCAGTGAGCCTAATCACCGGAAGAACAGCATATACCTCCTTGTAACCAGGACCACTGAAAAGTCCATTGTCAACAAACATTATCTGGTAAGGCGTAATAAAAGTTATTCTACACC carries:
- the queA gene encoding tRNA preQ1(34) S-adenosylmethionine ribosyltransferase-isomerase QueA — protein: MTDINYYDFDLPEELIAHTPLPERDRCRLLVVDRLSHSFYEKTFRDIVDYLERGDVLVLNNSKVVKSRIYAKCERTQKEHEMLITNFLKTKEFLALVRKIKRLRVGDILTIRNFKFTFKGVENGLGLFESDKPFSVNDLEEIGEIPLPPYIEKKREKLNLPRVTEADNVFYQTVYSSVAGSIASPTAGLHFTEELLKEIERKGVLIRYVTLHIGLGTFEPIRTKNIEEFRLKGEYMEIEKEVIDDIIECKKRGNKIVAVGTTVVRALETTFLDISKNRNGFKGITELFIYPGFKFNVVDNLITNFHLPKSSLILLVSAFAGKDLIMKAYSYAIEKKFRFYSYGDAMLIV
- the purB gene encoding adenylosuccinate lyase; its protein translation is MTFVHPLAERYASKEMLEIFSEEFKYSVWRKFWIALAEAQKELGLPITDEQIEEMKRYESDLNIDVARDIEKELNHDVMAHIEAFGLQAKKARGIIHLGATSSEVTDNSEAYIILKALSLTRRRLVDVIERLIDVGEKYKDLPCLSYTHLQPAQPTTVGRRIILWAYDLFLDLEEIDRFLPTMKARGVKGTTGTQASYVELFEGNHEKVKKLDEIVSSKLGFKESFWITGQTYPRKYDFIVLSKLAMISASASKFANDVRYLQSIGEIEEPFGEKQVGSSAMPYKRNPILSERINSIARYLTTLPLVALQNHATQFLERTLDDSANRRIIIPEAFLCVDAILILYKKIVEGMKVNETVITQRMKEKLPFYAVENILMRAVKKGGDRQILHKVIRDKAMKVVEKGREGENISLLDELLEKDVPQVLRESVEKIDSFRDFIGRSVEQVMEVSEKIKEYIRNSKQLA
- a CDS encoding UPF0182 family protein, whose protein sequence is MIKFIVFLLFLLPLGVQALVSYLRRKTVLFKDIWVGIVIAVVGAIFVLLLNEIVKFLVDVLWFQEVGYFNIFWGIIEYKVIIFLVTFGSVFLGFLLFVYIPMKLFFPRFPIGLIKVKEFELMKAIEKFSNILVWLILLVVSGYFGYVAATTDWMSIAKFFSKVSTLGYIDPIFGMPAEFYMFSLPFIETVFNNVLWFLFLVSVFTMFILYVYLRFQEGFYGVSFWFAVFSGRMPNKLARGIFRYSVFVLIVWLFVLGCRITFITPYQIMFVDNGLFSGPGYKEVYAVLPVIRLTGVLVILLSIVSVFLLFRNQMRRIVILSGVVVGVSLSIFVVYPSIVEIFVVKPSELDKQREFIKHNIEATLVAYGLNNVNEVFFDAKPLTSETIFRNGEVIQNLRLWDWKPLRDAYRQIQTIRFYYKFNDIDIDRYSLGGTLRQIMISPRELDIESLPENSKSWINIHFRYTHGIGVVATPVNEILPNGMPKLFVKDIPPVALYPELSVEEPRIYFGELTDHYVFVNAGIDEFDYPSSLEGGEENVYTRYKGSAGIKIDTFWKKLLIALYLGEDIKILFSEYITPETRVLINRNILGRVEKIMPFIYYESDPYIVISKGKLYWVIDGYTVSDKFPYSRYFEDVNYIRNSVKVVVDAYNGNVEFYVVDTNEPVIRVFKNMFKIKFRELGEMDESLRKHIRYPERLLRIQRNIYRVYHMRDPEVFFNQEDVWNVAKEIKFGETIDVEPYYIVTKLPGSKNLKFILVTPFTPKDKDNLVAWMSVECDFEEYGKIVVFRMPKDRLVFGPLQIEARISQDPEISAQITLWNQQGSQVLRGNLMVLPIESSLFYYEPIYLQAEEAKIPEFRRIAVSDGEKIVWDETVSKAISKLFLASRIDVSEIEKVILRGSEKSGVSKTVILRALQYIEEYKKLTGKGDFVEGARKLKELEEFLRENSK